The region GATAAGGCCAGCATCCTGCAGGCGCTGCGTGAGTCTTTCAATTTCCCGGATTACTTCGGCGAGAACTGGGATGCAGCCTATGACTTGTTGCTCGATGAGGTGGAGCAGTTGGCCGAGCCAGCGCTCTGGCGGTTTTCAATTGACGGCGCGGCTGAGGTGAATGAGGCGGATCTGGCGGACTGGCTCCAGCTGATGGCGGATGTGTGTGCCTAT is a window of Pseudomonas sp. gcc21 DNA encoding:
- a CDS encoding barstar family protein; this encodes MSTAASPSSAIIWQSWDQLDQPAIALDADNRLDKASILQALRESFNFPDYFGENWDAAYDLLLDEVEQLAEPALWRFSIDGAAEVNEADLADWLQLMADVCAYAESRGHGVRVLIYSDARPSR